The proteins below come from a single Malus sylvestris chromosome 3, drMalSylv7.2, whole genome shotgun sequence genomic window:
- the LOC126614824 gene encoding methyl-CpG-binding domain-containing protein 4-like isoform X2 has product MDGQTPKTSSSKCDQCKKWRVIHSEEEYEEIRSKISTEPFYCNKKSGVTCDDAADIEYSASRTWVIDKPDLPKTPEGFRRHLVARKDYSKLDTYYITPKGKRLRSRNEMAAFLKQNRKYEGLSASDFDFAPPKVMEDTVPEIFSKRGSDSVRKKIKMTKNEDKSADITGEEDFE; this is encoded by the exons ATGGACGGCCAAACCCCCAAAACGTCGTCGTCCAAG TGTGACCAATGCAAGAAATGGAGAGTGATTCATTCTGAAGAAGAGTACGAGGAAATCAGGAGCAAAATCAGCACGGAACCCTTTTATTGCAACAAAAAATCTGGTGTGACTTGTGACGATGCTGCCGATATTGAGTACAGTGCTAGCAGGACCTGGGTCATTGATAAGCCTGATCTTCCGAAGACCCCGGAAGGTTTCAGGAGACATTTGGTGGCTAGAAAAGATTATTCCAAACTGGATACgtattatattacacccaaggGAAAAAGACTGAGATCCAGAAATGAGATGGCAgcatttttaaaacaaaaccgTAAGTATGAAGGCTTATCCGCTTCAGATTTCGACTTCGCACCCCCAAAGGTAATGGAAGACACCGTTCCTGAGATCTTCAGTAAAAGGGGCTCTGATAGCGTccgcaaaaaaattaaaatgacaaaGAATGAGGATAAGAGCGCTGATATCACTGGTGAAGAAGATTTCGAGTAG
- the LOC126614818 gene encoding putative E3 ubiquitin-protein ligase RF298 isoform X3, protein MGTVRRLLKRLFREAAFTLAHLVEYTMLEMISVVREVRLSLSVAEAMWWLLICDLNILLACTSEGDPFSALGSEESADSSSPQLSSEANSSETILPNPNEANSSKPLPAYAQSNPPETLKFGSFRIHSNSTHSHTPEEVTPAKDSLSSMLDSLEKCLGFTGENVQSKSQTSTSEEKSGAGLTGRTKKELAALRKKSFHTDRNYSAYGKKGGFKSGKVTIGGFVLEKRLKPPSEIPGGRETVASSKLSAEAGSTIPSSDGRHSASTKISSASLATGGTITLPISYLRSSDPNLSQKSCLENKSRPKAKTPVGTSPSPKTHDCCAGLPCDDKSLGKNIPKDEIDELFLKVAPRLKDLVPLDYRAGIPYDKSLGKYVAQDEKDELILKLVPRLEELQNELESWTNWANEKIMQVSRRLSKEQPELKILRQEKAEAEKFKKEKQMLEENTVKRISELENALNNATDQVEKATSNICRLELENSTLKEERSTAERMAIDSTARHQEALEREQNALKKVQAWEGQRSALQEELETGKKKVAALQQDLAKAKNVHHQIEARWKREKIEREKILVQADFIRKEREQRQALTKLEEDRIKLSAEYDMREYMEDIRKVESKLSELKLKSDSSRIAALRRGAAGSFGGSPSDRKSGKATKGNQNFTSLKKVKNSQDLRQDRECVMCLSEEMSVVFLPCAHQVVCANCNELHKKQGMKDCPSCRTPIQRRINVQYAHP, encoded by the exons ATGGGTACAGTGAGGAGGTTGCTGAAAAGGCTGTTTCGAGAGGCGGCCTTTACATTGGCG CACCTGGTGGAATACACAATGCTAGAAATGATCAGTGTGGTTAGGGAGGTAAGGCTATCCTTATCAGTTGCGGAAGCAATGTGGTGGCTGTTGATATGTGACTTAAACATTTTGCTAGCCTGCACGTCGGAAGGAGATCCATTTAGTGCTCTTGGTTCTGAAGAATCCGCTGATTCGTCTTCTCCCCAATTAAGCTCAGAGGCAAATAGCTCTGAAACCATTCTTCCAAATCCCAATGAAGCAAATTCCTCAAAGCCACTGCCTGCCTATGCTCAAAGCAATCCTCCTGAAACACTCAAATTTGGAAGTTTCCGTATACATTCCAACAGCACACATTCTCATACACCTGAAGAGGTAACCCCTGCGAAAGATAGTTTGTCATCTATGCTAGATAGTCTGGAAAAATGCTTAGGATTCACTGGAGAAAATGTCCAATCAAAATCTCAGACATCCACCTCTGAAGAAAAGTCAGGAGCTGGTCTAACAGGGCGCACCAAGAAAGAATTAGCAGCACTTCGTAAGAAGTCCTTCCATACGGATCGAAATTACAGCGCTTATGGGAAAAAAGGAGGCTTCAAATCAGGGAAAGTCACGATTGGTGGTTTTGTTCTGGAGAAGAGGCTAAAGCCTCCATCTGAAATTCCCGGAGGACGAGAAACAGTTGCATCCTCAAAGTTGAGTGCAGAAGCTGGATCCACCATCCCTTCTTCAGATGGAAGACATAGTGCTTCAACCAAGATTTCATCTGCTTCACTAGCAACAGGTGGCACAATAACATTACCTATATCTTACTTGCGATCCTCAGATCCCAATCTTTCCCAGAAGTCTTGTTTGGAAAACAAATCTAGACCTAAGGCCAAGACCCCGGTTGGCACCTCTCCATCCCCCAAGACTCATGATTGCTGTGCTGGCTTGCCATGTGATGACAAGTCTCTAGGAAAGAATATCCCAAAAGATGAGATCGATGAGCTGTTTTTGAAGGTAGCTCCTCGGCTAAAGGATCTTGTTCCTCTTGATTACCGTGCTGGCATCCCATATGATAAGTCTCTAGGAAAGTATGTCGCACAAGATGAGAAGGATGAGCTGATTTTAAAACTAGTACCTCGGCTGGAGGAGCTGCAGAATGAACTAGAAAGCTGGACTAATTGGGCCAACGAGAAGATTATGCAGGTTTCTCGTAGGCTTAGTAAGGAACAACCTGAACTTAAAATACTGAGACAAGAGAAGGCAGAAGCAGAGAAATttaaaaaagagaaacaaatgTTGGAGGAGAACACTGTGAAGAGAATCTCTGAGTTGGAGAATGCCTTAAATAATGCAACTGACCAGGTTGAGAAAGCTACCTCTAATATCTGTAGGCTTGAGTTGGAGAATTCCACTCTTAAAGAGGAGAGGAGTACTGCCGAAAGAATGGCTATAGATTCGACTGCACGTCACCAGGAAGCATTAGAGAGGGAGCAGAATGCACTGAAAAAGGTCCAGGCATGGGAGGGGCAGAGGAGCGCATTGCAGGAAGAGCTTGAGACAGGAAAGAAGAAGGTGGCTGCACTGCAACAGGATTTAGCCAAGGCAAAAAATGTCCATCATCAAATCGAG GCTAGATGGAAAAGGGAGAAGATAGAAAGGGAGAAAATACTTGTGCAGGCCGACTTcataagaaaagaaagagaacaacGTCAAGCTTTGACAAAATTGGAGGAGGACAGGATCAAACTGAGCGCAGAATATGATATGCGGGAGTATATGGAAGACATCAGAAAAGTTGAGAGCAAGTTATCAGAACTTAAGTTGAAGTCCGACTCCTCGAGAATTGCAGCACTAAGAAGGGGAGCTGCCGGAAGCTTTGGAGGTTCCCCGTCAGACAGAAAAAGTGGGAAGGCAACAAAGGGAAACCAAAACTTTACCAGCCTCAAGAAGGTAAAGAATTCCCAGGACTTGAGACAGGACCGCGAATGTGTGATGTGCCTATCTGAGGAGATGTCGGTGGTGTTCCTTCCGTGTGCACATCAGGTTGTTTGTGCAAATTGCAATGAGCTTCACAAGAAACAAGGAATGAAGGATTGCCCTTCTTGTAGGACCCCGATTCAGCGGAGGATCAACGTGCAGTATGCTCATCCTTAG
- the LOC126614824 gene encoding methyl-CpG-binding domain-containing protein 4-like isoform X1, giving the protein MDGQTPKTSSSKKPNVAKSSIDVYAAQCDQCKKWRVIHSEEEYEEIRSKISTEPFYCNKKSGVTCDDAADIEYSASRTWVIDKPDLPKTPEGFRRHLVARKDYSKLDTYYITPKGKRLRSRNEMAAFLKQNRKYEGLSASDFDFAPPKVMEDTVPEIFSKRGSDSVRKKIKMTKNEDKSADITGEEDFE; this is encoded by the exons ATGGACGGCCAAACCCCCAAAACGTCGTCGTCCAAG AAACCAAATGTAGCGAAAAGTTCGATTGATGTATATGCTGCGCAGTGTGACCAATGCAAGAAATGGAGAGTGATTCATTCTGAAGAAGAGTACGAGGAAATCAGGAGCAAAATCAGCACGGAACCCTTTTATTGCAACAAAAAATCTGGTGTGACTTGTGACGATGCTGCCGATATTGAGTACAGTGCTAGCAGGACCTGGGTCATTGATAAGCCTGATCTTCCGAAGACCCCGGAAGGTTTCAGGAGACATTTGGTGGCTAGAAAAGATTATTCCAAACTGGATACgtattatattacacccaaggGAAAAAGACTGAGATCCAGAAATGAGATGGCAgcatttttaaaacaaaaccgTAAGTATGAAGGCTTATCCGCTTCAGATTTCGACTTCGCACCCCCAAAGGTAATGGAAGACACCGTTCCTGAGATCTTCAGTAAAAGGGGCTCTGATAGCGTccgcaaaaaaattaaaatgacaaaGAATGAGGATAAGAGCGCTGATATCACTGGTGAAGAAGATTTCGAGTAG
- the LOC126614818 gene encoding putative E3 ubiquitin-protein ligase RF298 isoform X2: protein MVNSGTGKGEGTSLGKGSKNKRKAGPAPQNATNPGSPLTVTPQSELPSEECRKLSDKVLAQAGVVQPEEVEVGAFECADWDDPIACQLEELLLSYLQAIFRSAIKQVAEHGYSEEVAEKAVSRGGLYIGGKDPLANIVSDTLKFLKKEKDIDASNDQFVNLQHLVEYTMLEMISVVREVRLSLSVAEAMWWLLICDLNILLACTSEGDPFSALGSEESADSSSPQLSSEANSSETILPNPNEANSSKPLPAYAQSNPPETLKFGSFRIHSNSTHSHTPEETSTSEEKSGAGLTGRTKKELAALRKKSFHTDRNYSAYGKKGGFKSGKVTIGGFVLEKRLKPPSEIPGGRETVASSKLSAEAGSTIPSSDGRHSASTKISSASLATGGTITLPISYLRSSDPNLSQKSCLENKSRPKAKTPVGTSPSPKTHDCCAGLPCDDKSLGKNIPKDEIDELFLKVAPRLKDLVPLDYRAGIPYDKSLGKYVAQDEKDELILKLVPRLEELQNELESWTNWANEKIMQVSRRLSKEQPELKILRQEKAEAEKFKKEKQMLEENTVKRISELENALNNATDQVEKATSNICRLELENSTLKEERSTAERMAIDSTARHQEALEREQNALKKVQAWEGQRSALQEELETGKKKVAALQQDLAKAKNVHHQIEARWKREKIEREKILVQADFIRKEREQRQALTKLEEDRIKLSAEYDMREYMEDIRKVESKLSELKLKSDSSRIAALRRGAAGSFGGSPSDRKSGKATKGNQNFTSLKKVKNSQDLRQDRECVMCLSEEMSVVFLPCAHQVVCANCNELHKKQGMKDCPSCRTPIQRRINVQYAHP from the exons ATGGTCAACAGTGGTACCGGAAAAGGCGAAGGGACATCCTTAGGAAAAGGCAGTAAGAACAAGAGAAAAGCTGGCCCTGCCCCGCAGAATGCAACTAACCCTGGTTCGCCCCTCACCGTAACCCCTCAGAGCGAATTACCTTCAGAGGAATGTAGAAAATTGAGTGACAAGGTGTTAGCTCAGGCGGGGGTGGTTCAGCCAGAAGAAGTGGAAGTGGGAGCTTTTGAGTGTGCAGATTGGGATGACCCAATTGCTTGCCAGCTTGAAGAACTACTACTGTCTTATTTGCAAGCAATTTTCCGGAGTGCTATTAAGCAGGTTGCTGAACATGGGTACAGTGAGGAGGTTGCTGAAAAGGCTGTTTCGAGAGGCGGCCTTTACATTGGCGGTAAAGACCCTCTAGCAAATATTGTTAGTGATACCCTGAAATTtcttaagaaagaaaaagatattgATGCTTCAAATGATCAGTTTGTTAATTTGCAGCACCTGGTGGAATACACAATGCTAGAAATGATCAGTGTGGTTAGGGAGGTAAGGCTATCCTTATCAGTTGCGGAAGCAATGTGGTGGCTGTTGATATGTGACTTAAACATTTTGCTAGCCTGCACGTCGGAAGGAGATCCATTTAGTGCTCTTGGTTCTGAAGAATCCGCTGATTCGTCTTCTCCCCAATTAAGCTCAGAGGCAAATAGCTCTGAAACCATTCTTCCAAATCCCAATGAAGCAAATTCCTCAAAGCCACTGCCTGCCTATGCTCAAAGCAATCCTCCTGAAACACTCAAATTTGGAAGTTTCCGTATACATTCCAACAGCACACATTCTCATACACCTGAAGAG ACATCCACCTCTGAAGAAAAGTCAGGAGCTGGTCTAACAGGGCGCACCAAGAAAGAATTAGCAGCACTTCGTAAGAAGTCCTTCCATACGGATCGAAATTACAGCGCTTATGGGAAAAAAGGAGGCTTCAAATCAGGGAAAGTCACGATTGGTGGTTTTGTTCTGGAGAAGAGGCTAAAGCCTCCATCTGAAATTCCCGGAGGACGAGAAACAGTTGCATCCTCAAAGTTGAGTGCAGAAGCTGGATCCACCATCCCTTCTTCAGATGGAAGACATAGTGCTTCAACCAAGATTTCATCTGCTTCACTAGCAACAGGTGGCACAATAACATTACCTATATCTTACTTGCGATCCTCAGATCCCAATCTTTCCCAGAAGTCTTGTTTGGAAAACAAATCTAGACCTAAGGCCAAGACCCCGGTTGGCACCTCTCCATCCCCCAAGACTCATGATTGCTGTGCTGGCTTGCCATGTGATGACAAGTCTCTAGGAAAGAATATCCCAAAAGATGAGATCGATGAGCTGTTTTTGAAGGTAGCTCCTCGGCTAAAGGATCTTGTTCCTCTTGATTACCGTGCTGGCATCCCATATGATAAGTCTCTAGGAAAGTATGTCGCACAAGATGAGAAGGATGAGCTGATTTTAAAACTAGTACCTCGGCTGGAGGAGCTGCAGAATGAACTAGAAAGCTGGACTAATTGGGCCAACGAGAAGATTATGCAGGTTTCTCGTAGGCTTAGTAAGGAACAACCTGAACTTAAAATACTGAGACAAGAGAAGGCAGAAGCAGAGAAATttaaaaaagagaaacaaatgTTGGAGGAGAACACTGTGAAGAGAATCTCTGAGTTGGAGAATGCCTTAAATAATGCAACTGACCAGGTTGAGAAAGCTACCTCTAATATCTGTAGGCTTGAGTTGGAGAATTCCACTCTTAAAGAGGAGAGGAGTACTGCCGAAAGAATGGCTATAGATTCGACTGCACGTCACCAGGAAGCATTAGAGAGGGAGCAGAATGCACTGAAAAAGGTCCAGGCATGGGAGGGGCAGAGGAGCGCATTGCAGGAAGAGCTTGAGACAGGAAAGAAGAAGGTGGCTGCACTGCAACAGGATTTAGCCAAGGCAAAAAATGTCCATCATCAAATCGAG GCTAGATGGAAAAGGGAGAAGATAGAAAGGGAGAAAATACTTGTGCAGGCCGACTTcataagaaaagaaagagaacaacGTCAAGCTTTGACAAAATTGGAGGAGGACAGGATCAAACTGAGCGCAGAATATGATATGCGGGAGTATATGGAAGACATCAGAAAAGTTGAGAGCAAGTTATCAGAACTTAAGTTGAAGTCCGACTCCTCGAGAATTGCAGCACTAAGAAGGGGAGCTGCCGGAAGCTTTGGAGGTTCCCCGTCAGACAGAAAAAGTGGGAAGGCAACAAAGGGAAACCAAAACTTTACCAGCCTCAAGAAGGTAAAGAATTCCCAGGACTTGAGACAGGACCGCGAATGTGTGATGTGCCTATCTGAGGAGATGTCGGTGGTGTTCCTTCCGTGTGCACATCAGGTTGTTTGTGCAAATTGCAATGAGCTTCACAAGAAACAAGGAATGAAGGATTGCCCTTCTTGTAGGACCCCGATTCAGCGGAGGATCAACGTGCAGTATGCTCATCCTTAG
- the LOC126614818 gene encoding putative E3 ubiquitin-protein ligase RF298 isoform X1, translating to MVNSGTGKGEGTSLGKGSKNKRKAGPAPQNATNPGSPLTVTPQSELPSEECRKLSDKVLAQAGVVQPEEVEVGAFECADWDDPIACQLEELLLSYLQAIFRSAIKQVAEHGYSEEVAEKAVSRGGLYIGGKDPLANIVSDTLKFLKKEKDIDASNDQFVNLQHLVEYTMLEMISVVREVRLSLSVAEAMWWLLICDLNILLACTSEGDPFSALGSEESADSSSPQLSSEANSSETILPNPNEANSSKPLPAYAQSNPPETLKFGSFRIHSNSTHSHTPEEVTPAKDSLSSMLDSLEKCLGFTGENVQSKSQTSTSEEKSGAGLTGRTKKELAALRKKSFHTDRNYSAYGKKGGFKSGKVTIGGFVLEKRLKPPSEIPGGRETVASSKLSAEAGSTIPSSDGRHSASTKISSASLATGGTITLPISYLRSSDPNLSQKSCLENKSRPKAKTPVGTSPSPKTHDCCAGLPCDDKSLGKNIPKDEIDELFLKVAPRLKDLVPLDYRAGIPYDKSLGKYVAQDEKDELILKLVPRLEELQNELESWTNWANEKIMQVSRRLSKEQPELKILRQEKAEAEKFKKEKQMLEENTVKRISELENALNNATDQVEKATSNICRLELENSTLKEERSTAERMAIDSTARHQEALEREQNALKKVQAWEGQRSALQEELETGKKKVAALQQDLAKAKNVHHQIEARWKREKIEREKILVQADFIRKEREQRQALTKLEEDRIKLSAEYDMREYMEDIRKVESKLSELKLKSDSSRIAALRRGAAGSFGGSPSDRKSGKATKGNQNFTSLKKVKNSQDLRQDRECVMCLSEEMSVVFLPCAHQVVCANCNELHKKQGMKDCPSCRTPIQRRINVQYAHP from the exons ATGGTCAACAGTGGTACCGGAAAAGGCGAAGGGACATCCTTAGGAAAAGGCAGTAAGAACAAGAGAAAAGCTGGCCCTGCCCCGCAGAATGCAACTAACCCTGGTTCGCCCCTCACCGTAACCCCTCAGAGCGAATTACCTTCAGAGGAATGTAGAAAATTGAGTGACAAGGTGTTAGCTCAGGCGGGGGTGGTTCAGCCAGAAGAAGTGGAAGTGGGAGCTTTTGAGTGTGCAGATTGGGATGACCCAATTGCTTGCCAGCTTGAAGAACTACTACTGTCTTATTTGCAAGCAATTTTCCGGAGTGCTATTAAGCAGGTTGCTGAACATGGGTACAGTGAGGAGGTTGCTGAAAAGGCTGTTTCGAGAGGCGGCCTTTACATTGGCGGTAAAGACCCTCTAGCAAATATTGTTAGTGATACCCTGAAATTtcttaagaaagaaaaagatattgATGCTTCAAATGATCAGTTTGTTAATTTGCAGCACCTGGTGGAATACACAATGCTAGAAATGATCAGTGTGGTTAGGGAGGTAAGGCTATCCTTATCAGTTGCGGAAGCAATGTGGTGGCTGTTGATATGTGACTTAAACATTTTGCTAGCCTGCACGTCGGAAGGAGATCCATTTAGTGCTCTTGGTTCTGAAGAATCCGCTGATTCGTCTTCTCCCCAATTAAGCTCAGAGGCAAATAGCTCTGAAACCATTCTTCCAAATCCCAATGAAGCAAATTCCTCAAAGCCACTGCCTGCCTATGCTCAAAGCAATCCTCCTGAAACACTCAAATTTGGAAGTTTCCGTATACATTCCAACAGCACACATTCTCATACACCTGAAGAGGTAACCCCTGCGAAAGATAGTTTGTCATCTATGCTAGATAGTCTGGAAAAATGCTTAGGATTCACTGGAGAAAATGTCCAATCAAAATCTCAGACATCCACCTCTGAAGAAAAGTCAGGAGCTGGTCTAACAGGGCGCACCAAGAAAGAATTAGCAGCACTTCGTAAGAAGTCCTTCCATACGGATCGAAATTACAGCGCTTATGGGAAAAAAGGAGGCTTCAAATCAGGGAAAGTCACGATTGGTGGTTTTGTTCTGGAGAAGAGGCTAAAGCCTCCATCTGAAATTCCCGGAGGACGAGAAACAGTTGCATCCTCAAAGTTGAGTGCAGAAGCTGGATCCACCATCCCTTCTTCAGATGGAAGACATAGTGCTTCAACCAAGATTTCATCTGCTTCACTAGCAACAGGTGGCACAATAACATTACCTATATCTTACTTGCGATCCTCAGATCCCAATCTTTCCCAGAAGTCTTGTTTGGAAAACAAATCTAGACCTAAGGCCAAGACCCCGGTTGGCACCTCTCCATCCCCCAAGACTCATGATTGCTGTGCTGGCTTGCCATGTGATGACAAGTCTCTAGGAAAGAATATCCCAAAAGATGAGATCGATGAGCTGTTTTTGAAGGTAGCTCCTCGGCTAAAGGATCTTGTTCCTCTTGATTACCGTGCTGGCATCCCATATGATAAGTCTCTAGGAAAGTATGTCGCACAAGATGAGAAGGATGAGCTGATTTTAAAACTAGTACCTCGGCTGGAGGAGCTGCAGAATGAACTAGAAAGCTGGACTAATTGGGCCAACGAGAAGATTATGCAGGTTTCTCGTAGGCTTAGTAAGGAACAACCTGAACTTAAAATACTGAGACAAGAGAAGGCAGAAGCAGAGAAATttaaaaaagagaaacaaatgTTGGAGGAGAACACTGTGAAGAGAATCTCTGAGTTGGAGAATGCCTTAAATAATGCAACTGACCAGGTTGAGAAAGCTACCTCTAATATCTGTAGGCTTGAGTTGGAGAATTCCACTCTTAAAGAGGAGAGGAGTACTGCCGAAAGAATGGCTATAGATTCGACTGCACGTCACCAGGAAGCATTAGAGAGGGAGCAGAATGCACTGAAAAAGGTCCAGGCATGGGAGGGGCAGAGGAGCGCATTGCAGGAAGAGCTTGAGACAGGAAAGAAGAAGGTGGCTGCACTGCAACAGGATTTAGCCAAGGCAAAAAATGTCCATCATCAAATCGAG GCTAGATGGAAAAGGGAGAAGATAGAAAGGGAGAAAATACTTGTGCAGGCCGACTTcataagaaaagaaagagaacaacGTCAAGCTTTGACAAAATTGGAGGAGGACAGGATCAAACTGAGCGCAGAATATGATATGCGGGAGTATATGGAAGACATCAGAAAAGTTGAGAGCAAGTTATCAGAACTTAAGTTGAAGTCCGACTCCTCGAGAATTGCAGCACTAAGAAGGGGAGCTGCCGGAAGCTTTGGAGGTTCCCCGTCAGACAGAAAAAGTGGGAAGGCAACAAAGGGAAACCAAAACTTTACCAGCCTCAAGAAGGTAAAGAATTCCCAGGACTTGAGACAGGACCGCGAATGTGTGATGTGCCTATCTGAGGAGATGTCGGTGGTGTTCCTTCCGTGTGCACATCAGGTTGTTTGTGCAAATTGCAATGAGCTTCACAAGAAACAAGGAATGAAGGATTGCCCTTCTTGTAGGACCCCGATTCAGCGGAGGATCAACGTGCAGTATGCTCATCCTTAG